The sequence GCAGCACCAACATCTATTCCGGCAAATGGCGTAGCCACCTCCACTATCACCGCAACTGCCAGTGGTGGCGGCTATTACATCCTGGATGGCACTTGGATTACTTTCACCAGCGATTTGAATACTAGCGTCTCGCCTGCTTTTGCCGCTTTTGGTGGTGGACGAGCGAACACGATTTTGACCGCAGGTACTCTGGCTGGCGTGGCGACGATCACGGGTACCGCTGAACCCGGGATTGAAGGGCAGATCGTTACGGTGACTCTGACCGCTGGAGATCCTTACAGCTTATCCCTGGTCGCTATGCCGAGTACGATCCCGAACGTCTGTGATAGTGCACAGAATCGGTCTGTTGTCACTGCAACCGTCAGGGATTTCTATGCCAATCCTGTCCCGGGAGTGCTGATCACCTTCACCAGCAATGCTTTGGGCAGCGTTTTCCCGAGCACTGCTACGACTCAGGTAGGAACCGGAATTGCGGCGACGACTTTCACCGCAGCAGGTTTAACTGGCACTGCTATAGTTACAGCTACTGCTGGGACAACGCTGACAACCGCAACCTATATCACGGTTACAGCTGGCCCGCCTTCCACCGCGGATATCCTTGCCAATCCCTCTTCGCTGCCAGCCAATGGCATTGCTACTTCCACCATTACGGTGACCCTGCGAGATTGTCTTGGTTATCCTGTGCCAGATGGCACGATGGTAGCGTTTACTACTACGCGCGGTACGATTGTGAACCAGGACTTTGTCGAAGCCGAATCCGCGGCTGTTGTCACCTCGGCTGGATGGACAACGATCCTCGACGGCAGCGCTAGCGGGGGTGCTTATATCCGCACCAGCACAGCCGGAGACGTTGCTTATTGGCTCTTCAGAGGCGAAGCTGTGTCTCTGATTTACCGGCGCTTCTCTGGTGGTGGGGTTATGCGTGTGCGCGTGGATGGTGGTACGCCTGTGGACATTGATACGAATGGTAGCCCAGCTTGGCTGGAGCGGGTGATTGCCATCAACCTGAACCCCGCCATCACCCATCAAATCGAGGTGGTCTGCCTAACGGACCAGATTCGATTGGATGCCTTCCGCTCTGGTACGGTTAGCAGTGGCGGTGTGGCGCGGGCTATTCTGCGCGCGCCGGCATTGGTGATACTGGGGCCTCAGGTCTATACAGGCACGGTTTATGCGACATCTCGCCTTGGACATCCGGTGCTGCCCAATCTAGTTGTGACGACCGTGGTCACTTTCACCCAGGCCGATATCGTGTGGGTGAATGATGACTGGGTCGGCCTACCGAATGGCACAACAGTTACCCTGCCCCCAGAGCATGGTAGTGGCATAGTAACTATTGGCTCGGATGCCTTTGATACGATTCCGAAGGGAGTTGCAGCCGTTAAGGAAGGCGGCACGGTGCAGGTGCTGACAGGCACCTATGCATCCCAAGTGGTCATCACCAAGACATTGAACCTGCTTGGTGATGGAGCAGCCAACACATTCATCGTAGGTTCTGGTACGGGTAACGGCATCCAAGTAGAGCGTTTTGCCGATGGAGTAACCATCGAGGGCTTTACTGTGCGCAATTTTGGCTATGGCGTGCATCTGGATGGACGAAGTGCCAACCGAATTGAAGGCATCACCTTTGCAAACAATGTGATCACAGGTTGCGCCACGGGAGCCATCACTGCGACCTATCTCAACAATGGCTACTTTGCCGATAACGTCATTTATAATAACAGTGGATTCGGCTTTGACCTGTATGTGGGTGATTCCAACCGCATCGTGAACAACCACATCTATGGCATTGCTGGCTTTGGTCTGCGCATCCGCAACGCGTTGGGCACGGAAATATCTTACAACAATGTGCATGACATTGATTGGAACGGCATTGTTGTCGGGGATGCCTGTACCAATACGCTTGTTTTGCAGAACACCGTGCGCACGACCAACAAGATGAACAGCCCATCCGGTTTCAACGAAGGTGGCATCGTACTTTACACTACCACGAATACAACCGTTGAATACAACGATGTCTCCGATGTGCGTGATGCTGGTGGAAGCACCGACACGGCCGGCATCTGGGTCGGAGGGACAGACAGGGGCGCGGTAATTCGCTACAACCACATCTGGTACAACACCAACGATGGCGTGCTACTGTGGGGCTTTGATGCCAGTTTGCCACCAGTCATTAACTGTAACCACATCTATGGCAACCTCCGCTTTGGAATACGGAATACCCAGGCAACGACTGTCAATGCTGAAGGCAACTGGTGGGGGCGCAACACACCGACCACAGGAACGTCAGCGCCGCGTGACATCTACCGTCCTCCTACGAATGTGGATTATACACCTTGGATTACGGTGGCTTTGACGCCATCGCAGCCGACAGTTGACGCGGGCAGCAGCGCTATTGTCATTACAGCGACTGGTTCTGGGGGAGGCTGTTTCATCTTTGATGCCACACCGATTACCTTTACCAGCAGTCTGGGGCTGTTAGGTGATCCCCCGCGGTCCATGGTCACTGACACGCTGAATAGCGGTCAAGTAACGGTGTTGTTCACTCCAGGGACTATCGCAGGTACGGCCATAATTACTGGTACTGTGCCTAATGCTGGTGTGGCTACAACCACCGTAACCATTTTGCCATTGGGTCCAGCTTTCATTGATGTGACAGCATACCCTCATCGCATTACTGTTGGCAGCACCGCAGCGATTACTGCCAATGTGAGAGACAGGTATGGCAACCCCGTGCTGCCTGGCACTCTCATTAACTTTGATACTTCGTTGGGCAGTGTTTCTCCTACCGTAAACGGTACGGATGCGACTGGAGTGGCAACCACTACTTTGTATGCCGGCATTACTCCGGGCATCGCGACAGTTTGGGCGTATCGGGGTTTGGTCATGGGCTTTGACTATGTGGAGATTACGGCTGGGCCTCCATTTACCATTACCTCTTTGATCGCCAACCCAAGCACTCTACCTGCCAATGGCCTCGCTATAGCACTGCTTACTGCCGTTGTCAAGGATCAGTATAACAACTTGGTGCCAGATGGCACCATGGTGGGATTCACGACTACGGCGGGCTCCTTGATTCACGATTATGTGGAAGCCGAGTCCGCAAGCGTTAACAAGTCTGCTGGGTGGTCAACAGTGTCGGACGGTAGTGCCAGCGGCGGCCAGTACATCCAGACCAGTACAACTGGTGCTTCCGCGCGTTGGAGCTTCAGAGGTGAAGCGGTATCCGTGATCTACCGACGCTTTGCCAGCGGCGGAACTATGCTGGTGCGCATTGATGGCGCTACTCCGATCACTATCGATACCAGTGGCAGTGCAGCTTGGGTCGAGCAGGTGATTGCAGTGGATCTAGATCTGGATACGTGGCATGAGATCGAGGTCACAACGCAATCAGGTACGATTCGACTTGATGCCTTTCGATCTGGTGCAGCGACTCGGAATGGCCAGGCAATTGCTCGGCTCACTTCCGCGCCGCTACCACCTACGGTGGCTACTGTTTGGGCCACCGGGATTGACCTCCCAGGGATTGTCAGAGTTGCCAGCTCCTTCCCGACGCGTACGGTGAATGTGCAGTTCCTGGCTCCCACCGAGGTATGGGTGGATGATGACTACTGTAGTACGTGCCCTAACGATGGGCATCAGTGGGGCTTCGATGCTTTCGACAATATCCCGGACGGTGTTACGGCTGTTGCTAGCGGTGGCATAGTACACGTGGCTGACGGTACGTATACCGGCCCAGTTTCGGTAGGCAAGCCGGTACACTTGGATGGTGCAGGGAGTGGTGGTACTACTGCTTTGGTTGGCACTGGCACAGGCAATGGCATTTCCGTGAACCATTTGGGAGATGGCACAACTATCGAAGGGTTTGCTATCCGCAATTTTGCGTATGGCATCCACTTGGCTGGCCGCAGTGTCAATCCTATCCAGGGGATCACCATTACTCAGAACGTGATTACAGGGTGTGCTACGGGTGCGATTACCGCAACTCATGTCAACAATGGCTATTTTGCCGACAATGCATTCCACCACAACAGCGGATTTGGTTTCGATCTGGACACCGGTAGCAATAACCAAATTCGCAACAACCATATCTATGAAAACGCTGGGTTTGGATTGCGCCTGTTCAGTTCATCAGCAACAGGCAACGATAACGTTGTTGCGCTGAATAATATCTATAACGTAGGTTGGGATGGTATTCGCATCGGCGTTGGGATGGTGAACACGCGCGTTCTGAGCAATACCGTCTCCAACACCAATCGCGGTACAGGTGGAGGCTTTGATCTTGGTGGCATTGCCCTCAATGGCACCACTGACACACGTGTAGAAGGCAATACCATTACGTACGTGCAGGCTGGTGGTGGGACGCTCGCCAATACGGCCGGTGTGGCCCTTGATGGCGGCAATGTACGGCCTGTTATCGAGAACAACTTGATCATTAACAACCTGAACCATGGCATCTGGCTGTCCGCTAATGGCTATACGGCTGGTGGACCGGCGGAGATCCATGGCAATAGCATCTATTTCAACGGCAGGTTTGGCATTTACAACAATGTCACATCGGCTGCCGCCGATGCTGAGGGCAACTGGTGGGGTCGCAACTCGCCCAGAACGAGCACGAATCCAGCGGACACCGGGTATGACATCTTCACTGGCCTCGGTGCCAACGTAGACTATACTCCGCCGATTGTGCTGTCTTTAGCACGTGCACCCACAGCCATCGTCGCCGACGGTGTATCTACCGCAAACATTACTGCGACCATGCGTTGTGCCACGTGCATTCCTGTGTACAATGTTTTGAATGGAACAGTGATTACCTTCACCAATAGTCTGGGCTCTCTTGGCACGCCACCTGTAGTGCGCTCGACCTTCAATGGAGAGGCTACAGCTGTCCTGCGATCTGCTACGATAGTGGGACGCTCCTATATCACTGCTACGACGCCCTCAGCAGGTACAGCATCAACCTGGGTAGATTTCATTGCTGGTGCGCCATATACTATCACCATGAGTGCCACGCCAGCCAGCATCTGGGTGACAGGTGGATCGCCTACCCAGGCGACGATCTTGGTAACGGCGACAGACTCCTACGGCAATCCCTGTGCAGGACAAGTGGTCACCTTTACCTGGAGCCTGCTTGGCACGGCTGCGGTCGCACCGACGTCCCGCGTGCTCCAGGCTAATGGTTCGCACTACACCACCCTGACCTCTGGCAGTGTTGCGGGTACGATCTGGGTAACAGCCACCGTCGGGTCGCTGTCGCGATCGGTGCCGGTTCAGATCATGTCCGGATTGCCTGCGAGTATGCTGTTGGATCGCTCGCCGACAGCCATTCCGGCTGATGGCGTATCCACCTCGCTGGTCACTGCCCTTGTGCGCGATGGTTTCGACAATGTTATCTACGATGGCACGATGGTGGGCTTTACCACAACGTTGGGCTCACTGCCGTATGACTATGTAGAAGCAGAGAGTGCACAAGTTGAGAAATCCGCCGGTGATTGGTCAGCGCCGTCCTACAATGTAAACGCCAGTGGTCGCTACCACATCTACACCGACAATCCCGGTGCTTGGGCTAGCTGGCAATTTATGGGCAGTGCCGTTTCGTTGATCTACAGGCGCGATGTTGGTGGCGGTCTGGCGCGCGTGTTAATCGATGATATGCAAGCCAAGATCATTGACATGAGCGCTGGCAGCACCCTGTGGCGACGGGAGACGGTGATTGGCGGGCTCGATCCATCTGTGATGCATACCATCCGCATCGAATGTATCACCGGTCGTATCTGGCTGGATGCCTTGCGGTCAGGCACTACAACGCTGGATGGTGTCGCTACGGCATTGCTGACTTCAGCGCAAGAGTGTCTGACGGCTACGGTAAGGGCCACAGCAGTGGACAGCCGGATGGAGGTAGGGCCTAGCGACTTGGTGTCACGGGATACAACGGTTCACTTCCAATGCGCAGAGCTGACCATTAGCAAGTCTGTGAACCGCACCAATATAGCGCCTGACGAACTGGCGATCTTCACGCTGTACTACACCAACACCGGGCAGGCACAGGCAACAAATGCACTCATTACAGATACGTTGCCCAGTGAACTGACCTACGTAAGTTCTTCTTCCTCGCCCTACCTGGGCCAGCCAGACAATCCGGCCGACAATATCTGGGTATGGCGCGTAGGGGACATGCAACCAGGCGCACGTGGGGTTATCACACTTACGGCACGGAATGATTGCAAAGCCTGGCTAGGTTGGGTTACGAACACGGCCTCCATTCGCTCTTTGACTACCGAAACGAATCCAGAGAACAATAACGCTGAGAAAGACGTTCGCTTGGTGGCCGGCCCGCCGTTCACTGTAACTGTTACTGCAACCCCGACGCATATCTTGGTCAATTCTTCTTCGACGGTGCGCATCACCGTTCTGGATCGGGGCGGCAATTCAGTGGAAGGCACTACGGTATACATTACTACCAGCATTGGTAGCTTCAGCGCTGCATCTGTGATGACGCATACGACGCGCACTACAGATGGGAATGGGCAGGCAACGGTTACCTTCTACAGCCAGTCGGCTACGGGCATGGCTGTGATCAGCGCCACGGCAGGCAGTGCGACAGGCGAGGGCTATGTCTGGATCAACATTGGCCCAGCAGCACAATGCGTGGCAGTAGCTGATCCAATGGCTATCCCAGCAGATGGCGTGTCTACATCTAACATCACGGCACGGGTGCTGGATACCGCCGGGTACATTGTTCCGGATGGTGTCTTTGTGGGCTTTACCACATCTCTGGGTTCGCTGATTTATGGGTATGGCGAAGACCCGCAGTTGACACAATCGCCTAGTGGGAGCTGGGCTACGGTATCCGATGCAGCGGCCAGCGGTGGTACGTATATCTCGACGACCCTCGATGGGGCGTCAGCCCTATGGAGCTTCTACGGGAATGGCGTCTCTATCATCTATCGTCGCGCTCCAGGTGGCGGGTGGGCCGACGTATCGCTGGACGGCAACCCGCTTGGAGCAATCAATATGGGAGGCACACTTACCTGGCGGGCGGAGAAAATCTACACCTGGGCAGGCGATCCTATGGCACCCCATATTTTGAGGATAACACATCGCACAGGTACTGGCCCGATATGGATAGATGCCGTGCGTTCGGGTGCGACCACCAGTGGTGGGCAAGTCTCAGCGGTGCTCACTTCAGAACAGACGGTAGGCACAGCCATCGTAGCTGCCACCGCAGTATCGGAGACGGTGGGCATCGTACCGGTGTTGTTACCGGGCTATGTGAATGTGCAATTTGATCCCGCAGATTTGGTGATCACCAAGACCGTTGAACCTGCAGGTGCGGTGTCCATTGGGCAGAGGATTACCTTCACGCTGCGCTATGAGAACCGTGGGCCTATCACTGCTACCAACGCGTACATTGAGGATGTGATTCATGACGGTGTGATCAACAGTGGCTGGCTCCAGGATGTCTTCTTCAGTGTGACGCCTGAGACTATTGTTGAGCACTTGCAGTATCACTGGGATATTGGCTCCTTGCCAGCCAGGCAGAGCGGGGTCATTATCTTTGGCGGCACGGTAACTGAAGATCAAGGACGTTACTGGCCGTCCGAAACGGTGCTCACGAACACGGCCACCATTGCCTCTCTGACGGTGGACCATGCGCCTACGAACAATAGCAGTTGGATCACCAAGATCATCGTGCCTGGTGCGCCAGTGACCATCTCGCTTACGGCCACGCCACGAAATATTGCGGTTAATTGCACGACCAGCGGCAATGTATCTCAGCTACGGGCCGAAGTCCGCGATATGTACGGTAACCCTGTGCGCAACGGGACACCGGTCACGTTCACGACTAGTTTGGGAGGGTTCCCAACGGTACAGGAGCGGGTACGCTATACGACCGATGGCGTAGCTACGGTGAACCTGACTGCAGGAGCTGTAGCGGGTACAGCCATAGTCACGGCTACGGTGGACTCCCTTGTGGCTACTACTGAAGTAGTCTTTACACCGGAAGGTCCCGCTTCAGTAAGCGTTAGCGCAGTTCCTGCAGTGATACCGGTAGGCGGAGCCACTTCGGTCATCGAGGCATGGGTGACAGATCCATGTGGCAACTGGGTCGCCGATGGCACTACTGTGTCCTTCAGCACGGATGCAGGTACGATTGCACCATCGGTCGCAGGTACGGTGAACGGCAGGGCTTCTGCGCTACTCGTGTCAGGTACTACGCCTGTTACCGCAACCGTCGTTGCCACAGCAGGCACGGTCAGTGGCACCACTACCGTCCGTTTTGTACCGGGTGAACCACGGCTGAGCATTGCTGCTTATCCCACCACTGTGCCGGTGAGCAATACGGTGCGCATAACCGTGACGGCTCGGGACGAGTTTGGCAACCCTGTATTGGATGGAACGGTGGTTACATTCACTACCTCACTGGGTAACTTTACAGACAGTGGGATCACCAGAACCTTCACCTCCACGCTCGGTGGAAGGGCTTTTGCCGCCTTGCATTCCACGCAGTCTGGCCAGGCTATTGTGCGGGCCACCATTGGGCCAAACGAAGCAGCAGTGATCATCACTTTCGAGCCGTTGGAACCCTGGACAATCTCACTCACTGTAGAGCCAGAACTCATTATCGGCTGTGGTAGCACGGCGCTTGCCCGCGCGGTGGTGAGGGATCGCTATGGCAACCCAGTCCGCGATGGCACGGTTGTGGTATTCAATGTCTATCCGGTGGGAAGCGCGGAGCCAATAGATGGTGGACGGACAACGAACGGGGTAGCTCAGGCCATCATCGCATCTGGAGCGAAGCCAGGTCCGGCCTATGTCCGTGCTTGGCCGGCAGGGCGTGACACCTTCTTCACTCAGGTTTCCGTCTACTTCACGGAAGGGCCGCCGGATCATTTTGAGCAAGGCACACCGGCTGCTGAGCCACCGCGTCTGCTGGTTGGTGGAAAACGCGCCACAATCAAAGTAAGAGTCTTGGATTGCGGCAACTATCCAGTGGCTGAGGGAACAACAGTGACCTTTACCTTGGTTTCTGGTGGAGGAAGCCTGACGCCGCAGACAACCAGTACAGCCAATGGCTGGGCATACGCCACCCTGACCTCACCCAATGAAACAGGTCGGGCGACCATTAGAGTGAACTCAGGCGAGCGCGAAGGCGTAGTGATTGTCGAATACATCCCCGAAGCGCCCTTTGACATCGCGCTGACGGCCAATCCACTGTCCATTGCGGCCAATGGCGTGTCCACTTCGACCATAGATGCGGAGATCAAGGATCGCTATGGCAACTACGTCGCAGACGGGATCGTAGTAGTCTTCTCCACCGACCTGGGCCGCTTCGAAACGGGGACGTCGTACACGACCTATACAGGTGGTGGTAGGGCCAGAGCGGTATTGATTTCCAACACAACACCTGGCATGGCGCGCGTGGCGGCAACGGCTGGCGGCAGACGGGGTGAGACCTATGTGGACTTTTACTTCGTGCCCACGCCTACGCCGACGCCTACACCTACGCCGACACCGAGGCGGTATTGGACTGTGCGCTTGCCCATCATTATGAAGAACCACCGACGCTAATGAACTGAAAACCCTCCCGCAGGTTCTTGACCTGCGGGAGGGTATGCGTGATAGAACCGTATCTTTGACTGCTTTATCACGTCATCTGGTATGGACTGTACATACCTGATTGCCACGTAGGAGGATGAACATGAACCACAGGCTGCGAATGATCAAGTCAGCGCTTGTTTTCTTGTTTTTGTTAAGCGTCCTCTTTGGAGCGCTGGCTTTACTACCTGCTCTAGCGCAGACGCCGGGGTCAGCCCAGTCCGACAAAGCCCTATCCCCGTTGTTGGGTGATGCTTCGATGCTTTTGGGTCCATCTCGCACTGGGTACATTGTTGACGACGGCGATCCGTATCCCTATTTTCGGAGGTCACTAACCACAGACTGGGTAACTGTGACTGGCAGCGGTGGTTGGAATAACGACTACTTGTATGCACTGGCCAATAACAGCGGCGATTGGGCGGAGTGGCATCCAGACCTGCAGACAGGTTGGTATGAGGTATGGGTCCATTACTATGCCTTTGCTAATCGGCGCGACGATGTAGAGTACAAAGTCTACCATGCTGGTGGCGTGAGAACGCATCGGATCAATCAGCGATTGCTGGCGGATGGCTCAGATGGTTCTGCTGGCGCTAATTCCGATTGGGTGCTCCTGGGGACCTATCGCTTCCTGGGTAACACGTATTTCGATTACGTGCAACTTAGCGATGCTACAACACCATCAGGCACTCCTACTCCTGGTTATGTGATTGCTGATGCAGTGAAGTTCGCCCCGTTGGAAGTATGGGTGGATGATGACTACTATGATATGGGTATGAATGATGGTAAATTGTGGGGAGTGAATGCTTTCAATCGCATTCAAGACGGCCTTCTCGCGGTAGCGAGCAATGGAACGGTATGGGTCAAGCCGGGTACTTACGTGGGGCCGATTACAGTGACCAAGGGTATCACGCTGACCAGCACTGGCGGAGCATCTTCCACGGTAATCACTGTTACAGCTTCTGCAGGCACTGCAGTATGGATGCTGGCTAGCGGAGCCACAGTGAAAGGCTTCACTATAGAGAGCAATGGCGCCGAGTGGGGCATTGCTGACGGAAGCACGGGGCTGTGGAACTGGGAAATTGTGAACTATCGCGTCACGAACAACATTGTCCGCGGTTTTGGAAATGGAATTGTGTTCTATCGGGCTAGTGGGGAAGTGAGCTACAACCAGGTCTATAGCAATACCAAGAGGGGAATATGGATACAGGAATTTCCGACTAGTGCCCCTGCCTCCACGTCCGTGTTGAGCAATACTTTATATGGAAATGGCGGACCTGCTGCTGACTATGATATTCAGATTCACGATTCATATACAGGAACAACGGTGATGGGGAACAATATCACCGGTTCAGGAGGCAGTGGCGAAGCAGGTATTTTTGTCTACAATGCAGCGGGGGACTTGGTGCTAGCGAACAATACACTTAGAGGCTGCACAGAAGGCGTGCTTATCCTGCAAGATAGTGGCACTAATATCATCCAGAAGGTGAACCTATACCGCAACGAGATCACTGGCAACTCGACGGGCATTCGCGTCCGGCGAACGGGTGGGAGCGCCTCACTGCGTCAGATAACGATCGGTGGAAGCCTTGCCAACTCCAACCGCATCTATAACAACACTGGATATGAGGTGCGCTTGACAGGTTACTCGCCCAATATCACAGCAACGCACAACTATTGGGGCGTGTGCACATGGCGTGAGATCGAGGATGAGATCTACCACGATTATGATTCGGCCGCATTGGGGCTGGTCACCTATGAGCCAGCAATTTGTGTGCCCGCTCGGGTTGATGTGCAAGTGGTACCTCTCACTTTGCCGGCTGATGGCGTTTCAACTGCTGTCGTTACAGCGACAGCGTATGATTTCTTCGGAAGCCCCGTGTCGAATGGCACGATGATTGGGATTACCACTACGTTGGGCAGTGTTCCTTATGCATATGTGGAAGAGAGCGATCCATCCATCTCTTGGTCAGGTTCTTGGGGCCCTGGTTCACACGCCTGCGCCAGTGGAGGTCAGTACGCTGGGACAGGCGATCCTGCTGCTAGGGTTTCTTGGAGTTTTAACGGCACGGCTGTATCGCTGGTATACCTCAAGGTTCCAGGTGGTGGTCAAGCCGATGTGTTCATTGATGGGAGCACGACTGCCAGCAAGAGGATTGACATGTCCACCTCCATCGGGACCATTGAGTGGCGTGTGGAGGAAGTCATTACCAATGCGCTGAGCGCTACAGGACCACACACGATTACGGTAGCGCCAGTAGCGGGTGGTCCAATCTGGATAGACGCCTTCCGCTCCGGCGGTACGGTGGCTGGGCAGGGACGCATTGTAACTCTTCTCACTTCGGCGCTGGTTTCCGATACCGCTACTGTATGGGCAAGTGTGTACAATGGGCGCATTGTCACGGATTGTACGCTTGTGGATGTCCAGTCCGTTGTTACGGATACCGAAAATGTGCTCTTCCAGGGAACTAACGTGGGCGTTTTGAAAAGCGCCTCGCCAAGCCAATTGAGCCCTGGGCAACAAGTAACCTATGTGATTACCTACACGAATAGTGGCCCAGCCCGTGCAACGAATGTGGTGATCACCGATACCTTGCCGGCTGATTTCCAATATGTGTCTCATCGTTCTTCGCCCAGTCTTCCAGCACCGCAGCCTTCTCCACCTATTACCTATGTGGTCTGGAATGTTGGGAGTCTAGCTCCACGTGCAACGGGAGTGATTACCCTAGTAGCGCGTCCTGATCCCTCTGCATCCTGGCCATCAACTCCAGATTTGCGCACCAATGTAGTGCAAATCAGCACCAGTGTTACGGATACCAATGTCGGCAATGATCAGGCTTGGGCCGATGTCACAGTAGTGCCCAATCCTCCGGCATTCATTACCGTTACTGCTTATCCCACAGCGATTCCTGC is a genomic window of Chloroflexota bacterium containing:
- a CDS encoding DUF11 domain-containing protein, translated to MNHRLRMIKSALVFLFLLSVLFGALALLPALAQTPGSAQSDKALSPLLGDASMLLGPSRTGYIVDDGDPYPYFRRSLTTDWVTVTGSGGWNNDYLYALANNSGDWAEWHPDLQTGWYEVWVHYYAFANRRDDVEYKVYHAGGVRTHRINQRLLADGSDGSAGANSDWVLLGTYRFLGNTYFDYVQLSDATTPSGTPTPGYVIADAVKFAPLEVWVDDDYYDMGMNDGKLWGVNAFNRIQDGLLAVASNGTVWVKPGTYVGPITVTKGITLTSTGGASSTVITVTASAGTAVWMLASGATVKGFTIESNGAEWGIADGSTGLWNWEIVNYRVTNNIVRGFGNGIVFYRASGEVSYNQVYSNTKRGIWIQEFPTSAPASTSVLSNTLYGNGGPAADYDIQIHDSYTGTTVMGNNITGSGGSGEAGIFVYNAAGDLVLANNTLRGCTEGVLILQDSGTNIIQKVNLYRNEITGNSTGIRVRRTGGSASLRQITIGGSLANSNRIYNNTGYEVRLTGYSPNITATHNYWGVCTWREIEDEIYHDYDSAALGLVTYEPAICVPARVDVQVVPLTLPADGVSTAVVTATAYDFFGSPVSNGTMIGITTTLGSVPYAYVEESDPSISWSGSWGPGSHACASGGQYAGTGDPAARVSWSFNGTAVSLVYLKVPGGGQADVFIDGSTTASKRIDMSTSIGTIEWRVEEVITNALSATGPHTITVAPVAGGPIWIDAFRSGGTVAGQGRIVTLLTSALVSDTATVWASVYNGRIVTDCTLVDVQSVVTDTENVLFQGTNVGVLKSASPSQLSPGQQVTYVITYTNSGPARATNVVITDTLPADFQYVSHRSSPSLPAPQPSPPITYVVWNVGSLAPRATGVITLVARPDPSASWPSTPDLRTNVVQISTSVTDTNVGNDQAWADVTVVPNPPAFITVTAYPTAIPANGVATSVITAEVRDQYHNPVLDGTPVTFTTSLAGTLFPSSGSATGYGSTTGGFATITLRAGTLAGMTTITATAGTARGTTRVQLVALEPYSVTISAHPSVIRVSRSDITSTLRVTVTDQYANLVHGAAVTLTTDAGTLQAPGGITGSEVIVTTTNGIALAGLASDTTVTTATVTAAITTTGRPTATTQVYFQAGLPYTITSEAYPTTVRVCGDEAIIRATIKDEFDNLVEDGTHVSFLVVPGERGDMYPREARTVNGVVTSTLRTKAYLFGQRFLDVYITAGPVGHQVMRPQHIDLEVGLAAAASFRLSPTPIQAGGLWYQLEMRIRDCAGNNVQDGTVVTLTSSLGTITPTVTSVANGLALATFRTGCEADWAVLSATADSRTFTTTLLIEPGKPDHVSVDISPTTILNCGGRAVVTATLRDVCNNLVKDGTQVQFASHYGYVTVSPHVASTQRGVVTATVVADRNKKIEPRDWPTFVEQVDVTSPPALSDFVNVFIRPGLPRHITLQADPEEIPILGDVNGYNITVVAAVYDCSGTPVLDGTAVRVQTDKGIFLETASWYVDQTTVGGLVTVTLTSQSVAGRVNITATAGSAVGTTHVYFKPGEPLRISVWPHPDTICADGLSRSQITAQVFDFYGNEVGAGVTVTFVTDFGHFLGVGDTYVTTTQEGGYAFATLISDTQPRTATVLVNTENLRQGYCYAYFVECRRLYLPLIIRRR